From a region of the Halobacteriovorax sp. HLS genome:
- a CDS encoding MATE family efflux transporter: MNFELSKLLKLSLPIFLAQLGVVLLGVTDMIMLGQFDELSLKASGIANVWVIGTLMFGIGCCLGVDPFIAKFIGQQNSLEVKKALISGKFVAILIALVLSTLWLCTGDVLEFFGQSDVYTKLAHDYALVQIPSLIPFFMYMVFRQYLIGHEKASVVAIVLLLTNFVNVILNWIFIYGAGPIEAMGLFGAGLSTCIMRACQYLFLCLLIGLSKRDKHLWVPFSWQLVDWVLVKNILLIGLPIGLSFMLEAFGLQLTTFLASRIGDNELAAHSILVNLQYLFFSIPMAISIAAAIRIGITLGQRKEVLNVIRASFIAITFLVTPFCLILYFLNQSIVELYGVSGMIKSLANSSIIGAALFLYLYSLQQVMGALLRGRGRTFWPSIVNISSLYLVGLPIAYYLSMKLSYGLSGLWYGLSGSMFVCCLGLGLLNLNSYKAQKNQLS, encoded by the coding sequence ATGAATTTTGAACTTTCAAAGCTGCTGAAGCTTAGCCTTCCTATTTTTCTTGCTCAACTGGGCGTTGTCCTACTTGGTGTTACTGATATGATCATGTTGGGACAGTTTGATGAGCTATCACTCAAAGCTTCTGGAATTGCAAATGTCTGGGTTATTGGAACGCTGATGTTTGGAATAGGTTGTTGTCTTGGTGTAGATCCCTTTATTGCAAAATTCATAGGCCAGCAGAATTCTCTAGAGGTAAAGAAGGCCCTTATTAGTGGCAAGTTTGTCGCCATATTAATTGCCTTAGTACTAAGTACTCTATGGTTATGTACTGGGGATGTTTTAGAATTCTTTGGTCAATCAGATGTGTATACGAAGCTTGCTCATGACTATGCTTTGGTTCAAATACCAAGTCTCATTCCATTTTTTATGTATATGGTTTTTAGACAGTATTTAATCGGCCACGAAAAGGCTTCAGTCGTTGCCATCGTTTTACTTTTGACAAATTTTGTAAATGTAATTCTTAATTGGATTTTTATTTATGGAGCTGGACCAATTGAGGCAATGGGTCTATTTGGTGCAGGTCTTTCTACTTGTATCATGAGAGCATGCCAGTATCTCTTTTTATGTTTGCTGATTGGTCTTTCGAAAAGAGATAAGCACTTATGGGTCCCATTTTCATGGCAACTTGTGGATTGGGTACTAGTTAAGAATATTCTTCTTATTGGTCTCCCAATTGGCCTAAGCTTTATGCTAGAGGCCTTTGGTTTACAGTTAACAACTTTTCTTGCTTCGAGGATTGGCGATAACGAATTAGCTGCTCATAGTATACTTGTGAATTTACAGTATCTCTTCTTTTCTATTCCAATGGCCATTTCAATTGCCGCGGCGATAAGGATAGGAATTACTCTTGGTCAAAGAAAGGAAGTACTAAATGTTATTAGAGCAAGTTTTATTGCTATAACTTTTCTTGTCACACCTTTTTGCCTCATTCTTTATTTTTTAAATCAAAGTATTGTTGAGCTCTATGGTGTTAGTGGCATGATTAAATCTTTGGCCAACTCTTCAATTATTGGAGCTGCGCTATTTTTATATCTCTATAGTTTACAACAAGTAATGGGGGCTTTATTAAGAGGTCGAGGCAGAACTTTTTGGCCATCTATAGTTAATATATCTTCGCTATATTTAGTAGGACTGCCAATCGCTTATTACCTTTCCATGAAGTTAAGTTATGGCCTAAGTGGCCTTTGGTATGGACTGAGTGGGAGTATGTTTGTTTGTTGTCTTGGGCTAGGTCTTCTGAACCTTAATTCGTATAAGGCCCAGAAGAATCAATTAAGCTAG
- a CDS encoding RND family transporter, translating into MNFSKRLTQLLISRPWTSMIVALAIMATLLPGLTLVKSDFSYRIWFRDSEPLLKLYDDFQAKFGNDDLVNIIIHSPDGIFDTQTIEIIKEATDQLWLVPDVISVDSITNYQWTTAVEDDLTIEDFIPEEYDQELLLQKRKLALADKTLPDYLINRKATVTNIYAKIKPYFVGAPDDKLIIEKTRELIKKIKERLPKDDKHEFYINGSLDINNTFREVSEHDIVTIFPIVMLLIFIFLLYTFKRVIGLILPIVIIVVTTLSTFGFAGYLGIKFNNLIAMVPTILIAIAIADSVHVLVSYFQFRSLGESNVDATRSAFEKNIKPTLLTSISTAIGFLSCTTSDLIPLRDMGILAAFGTMFAWLYTMLIICPVLSLKDVKWDKKAEKTEDQNTFAVATKIVTLVDKYKKHIVFGTIMLSAVFIYYGSKNEVNSNPYDYFSEQVPLTKSNNFTLENLGGFYGPQLVIESGVKDGIKDPKFLQSVDRYQRWLEDKEYISRVTSIVEIVKSMNKSFHGDKEEFYSIPDSRKTIAELLFLYEMSLPQGKDLNDRMTINRDALRMAVLWTTQGSKLSLQRMAMMEDKAKDFGLKAVVTGKIPIYQNMTTFVVKSFFSSITMALIGISILLVIVFGSIKLGLLSMIPNIIPLAIGAGIMTFLHRPIDVGTALVSSVCLGIVVDDTIHFLTTYNLCKNKGMSNKDSLIYVLGTTGAALFWTTAILVVGFGAMIFADFTPNSNFGLLTAIVLTVALVIDLIFLPALLLLEKKKV; encoded by the coding sequence TTGAATTTCTCAAAGAGACTAACGCAACTTCTTATTTCTAGGCCGTGGACCAGCATGATTGTTGCGCTTGCCATTATGGCCACTCTTCTACCTGGCCTGACTCTAGTAAAGTCTGACTTTAGTTATCGTATATGGTTTCGAGATTCTGAACCACTTCTAAAACTCTATGATGATTTCCAAGCAAAATTTGGCAATGATGACTTAGTAAATATAATTATTCACTCACCAGATGGTATCTTTGATACACAAACAATTGAAATTATCAAAGAGGCGACAGACCAATTATGGCTAGTTCCAGATGTTATAAGTGTAGACTCTATTACAAACTACCAGTGGACCACAGCTGTAGAAGATGATCTTACCATTGAAGACTTTATTCCAGAAGAATATGACCAAGAACTTCTCTTGCAAAAAAGGAAGTTGGCCCTCGCTGATAAGACTTTGCCAGACTATCTCATTAATAGAAAGGCCACCGTTACAAATATTTACGCAAAAATTAAACCCTACTTTGTAGGTGCTCCAGATGATAAATTAATAATTGAAAAAACTAGAGAACTCATTAAAAAGATCAAAGAGAGACTTCCAAAAGACGATAAACACGAGTTCTATATCAATGGTTCATTGGATATAAATAATACATTTAGAGAAGTTTCTGAGCATGATATTGTGACAATCTTTCCGATTGTCATGCTTCTCATTTTTATTTTCTTACTCTACACCTTCAAAAGAGTAATTGGTCTCATTCTTCCAATTGTAATTATCGTTGTAACAACTTTATCAACTTTTGGTTTTGCTGGTTATCTAGGAATAAAATTTAATAATCTCATTGCTATGGTTCCTACAATTCTAATCGCTATTGCAATTGCAGATAGTGTTCATGTACTTGTGAGTTACTTTCAATTTCGATCTCTTGGTGAATCAAATGTTGATGCAACAAGAAGTGCTTTTGAAAAGAATATTAAACCTACCCTGCTAACAAGTATTTCGACAGCAATAGGATTTCTCAGTTGCACCACTTCTGATCTTATACCATTAAGAGACATGGGTATTCTCGCCGCCTTTGGAACAATGTTTGCTTGGCTTTATACGATGCTTATCATTTGCCCAGTGCTTAGTTTGAAAGATGTAAAATGGGATAAGAAGGCAGAAAAGACAGAAGATCAAAACACTTTTGCTGTAGCAACAAAAATCGTCACACTTGTTGATAAGTATAAGAAGCACATTGTCTTTGGGACCATTATGCTTAGTGCTGTCTTTATCTATTACGGATCTAAAAATGAAGTAAACTCTAATCCTTATGATTACTTTTCTGAACAAGTCCCACTTACTAAATCAAATAATTTTACACTTGAAAATCTCGGTGGATTTTATGGCCCTCAATTGGTGATAGAGTCTGGTGTAAAAGATGGAATCAAAGATCCAAAATTCTTACAAAGTGTTGATAGATATCAGAGATGGTTAGAAGATAAGGAATATATCTCAAGGGTTACTTCAATAGTTGAAATTGTAAAATCCATGAATAAGTCCTTCCATGGAGACAAAGAAGAATTCTACTCCATTCCAGATAGTAGGAAAACCATTGCAGAGCTTCTATTTCTCTACGAAATGAGTCTCCCTCAAGGAAAGGATCTCAATGATAGAATGACAATAAATAGAGATGCACTAAGAATGGCAGTTCTTTGGACTACTCAAGGATCTAAACTATCCTTACAAAGAATGGCCATGATGGAAGATAAGGCCAAGGACTTTGGACTTAAAGCAGTTGTAACAGGTAAAATACCAATTTATCAAAATATGACTACTTTTGTAGTTAAATCATTTTTCTCATCAATAACAATGGCCCTTATAGGAATATCTATTCTCTTAGTCATTGTATTTGGTTCAATTAAGCTTGGTCTCTTATCAATGATTCCAAACATTATTCCACTGGCAATTGGAGCAGGAATAATGACATTTCTTCATCGACCGATTGATGTCGGAACTGCTCTTGTAAGCTCTGTTTGTTTAGGTATTGTTGTAGATGATACGATTCACTTTCTGACGACTTATAACCTTTGTAAGAATAAAGGAATGAGTAATAAAGACTCGCTTATTTATGTTTTAGGAACTACTGGGGCTGCCCTTTTTTGGACTACGGCCATACTCGTTGTTGGATTTGGAGCGATGATCTTTGCAGACTTTACTCCAAATTCAAACTTTGGACTTCTTACTGCCATAGTGCTTACTGTCGCGCTAGTGATAGATCTGATTTTCCTCCCCGCTCTATTACTTCTAGAAAAAAAGAAAGTCTAG
- a CDS encoding zinc-ribbon domain-containing protein, producing the protein MSKRVFDLELLAQYAQLKGGKLHSTEYVNSTSYLLWECKNGHKWKASALEIMGKKSTRGVWCPKCVEAPNTLKLSLDDIEMDESED; encoded by the coding sequence ATGAGTAAACGAGTTTTTGACCTAGAACTACTAGCACAATATGCACAATTAAAAGGTGGTAAACTCCATTCGACTGAGTACGTCAATAGTACGAGCTACTTGCTTTGGGAGTGTAAAAATGGGCACAAGTGGAAAGCATCAGCATTAGAAATTATGGGAAAGAAGAGTACTCGAGGAGTGTGGTGTCCAAAGTGTGTTGAAGCTCCTAACACACTAAAACTTTCTCTCGATGACATTGAGATGGATGAGTCAGAAGACTAG
- a CDS encoding MerR family transcriptional regulator, whose amino-acid sequence MYNIQLASSLSGINVHNLRAWERRYSAVSPERDSVGRRLYSKEHVEKLYLLNQLVKEGTAIRHIASNTTEELISMAESKGLEVDLSFESKPNDEQELELSYNAVKLALNFKKFDIISHELNKVLENYDLRKVVFKMLIPSLFLLRDKLNAGEISLEEKQTVVTIIKYYLRKKVFQNNVDLTKASYLVAAPKGDTYEFQTLIASLLLGAHNKQVIYLGASVEADVIAETMAATGSENLIVWGSCQWDQTKGAQLGEYFQSLSAQAPKGAKITVACNGPAPYDFFINDLEISSVKSFEQFDHKLQSNTL is encoded by the coding sequence ATGTACAATATTCAATTGGCCTCATCTTTAAGCGGAATTAATGTTCACAATTTAAGAGCATGGGAAAGAAGATATAGTGCTGTCTCACCTGAGAGGGATTCTGTTGGTAGAAGACTATATTCAAAAGAACACGTAGAAAAATTATATCTATTAAATCAACTTGTTAAAGAAGGAACGGCAATAAGGCATATTGCAAGTAATACAACTGAAGAATTAATTTCGATGGCCGAGTCAAAGGGGCTTGAAGTTGATCTTTCATTTGAGTCTAAGCCAAACGATGAACAAGAATTAGAACTAAGTTACAATGCTGTTAAGTTAGCATTGAATTTTAAGAAGTTTGATATCATCTCTCATGAGCTTAATAAGGTTTTAGAGAATTACGATCTTAGAAAAGTTGTATTTAAAATGCTTATTCCGAGTCTATTTCTTCTTAGAGATAAGCTAAATGCTGGTGAAATTTCTCTAGAGGAGAAGCAAACAGTCGTTACTATAATTAAATACTATCTAAGAAAGAAAGTGTTTCAAAATAATGTAGACTTAACTAAAGCGAGTTACCTGGTAGCAGCTCCAAAAGGAGATACTTATGAGTTTCAAACTTTAATAGCTTCTCTATTATTAGGGGCGCATAATAAGCAAGTTATTTATCTTGGAGCAAGTGTTGAGGCAGATGTGATCGCTGAGACAATGGCGGCTACAGGTTCTGAGAACCTTATTGTTTGGGGATCATGTCAGTGGGATCAAACAAAGGGTGCACAGTTAGGAGAGTATTTCCAAAGCTTAAGTGCTCAAGCTCCAAAGGGTGCAAAGATTACAGTTGCGTGTAATGGACCTGCTCCTTATGATTTCTTTATCAATGACTTAGAAATATCTTCAGTGAAGAGTTTTGAGCAGTTTGATCATAAGTTACAGAGTAATACCTTATAG
- a CDS encoding polysaccharide deacetylase family protein encodes MKPLITLCTILLSAQVHSVNLKQFPNEQQVYRPNVDVGFDQYRTKSLKGSNKVALTYDDGPHETRTPKLLDLLKSENVKATFFVLTQNITDKTLPIIERILDEGHILASHDHDHENNNHEEESEFKEELYKSVLLLEQLKAKYGSSQISSYYRFPYGAYGSNKFYHHFNTMKEVSNELYGENCINFAFWDIDTSDWVPTITAQQISDNIMAHVKGGTAYKHKVKRTIFGNTKYKMVKYKIKYPFGGGVALMHDIHERSIEASEIFIRDAKKNGISIVPLNEIKEFSYANKSCILK; translated from the coding sequence ATGAAACCACTTATCACATTGTGTACAATTCTTTTGAGTGCACAAGTACACTCAGTAAATTTAAAGCAATTTCCAAATGAGCAACAAGTTTATAGACCAAATGTTGACGTGGGTTTTGATCAATATAGAACAAAGTCACTTAAAGGCTCTAATAAAGTTGCCCTCACTTATGATGATGGTCCTCACGAAACAAGAACTCCAAAATTGCTAGATCTTCTCAAAAGCGAAAATGTAAAAGCGACCTTCTTTGTATTAACACAAAATATAACTGACAAGACTTTGCCAATTATTGAAAGAATTTTGGATGAAGGACATATCTTAGCAAGTCACGATCATGATCATGAAAACAATAATCACGAAGAAGAAAGTGAGTTCAAAGAAGAACTATATAAATCTGTTCTTCTTTTAGAGCAATTAAAAGCAAAGTATGGTTCTTCTCAAATCTCTAGTTACTATAGATTTCCATACGGAGCGTATGGTTCTAATAAGTTCTACCATCACTTTAATACCATGAAAGAAGTTTCAAATGAATTATATGGTGAGAACTGTATCAATTTTGCCTTTTGGGATATTGATACATCAGACTGGGTTCCAACCATTACGGCACAACAAATCTCTGATAATATAATGGCCCATGTAAAAGGTGGAACGGCATATAAGCACAAGGTAAAGAGAACAATATTTGGGAACACTAAGTATAAAATGGTGAAGTATAAAATTAAATACCCATTTGGTGGTGGAGTAGCGTTAATGCATGATATTCATGAAAGAAGTATTGAAGCATCAGAGATTTTTATAAGAGATGCTAAGAAAAATGGAATCTCTATTGTTCCACTTAATGAAATTAAAGAGTTTTCTTACGCTAATAAATCTTGTATTTTAAAATAA
- the sfsA gene encoding DNA/RNA nuclease SfsA has translation MKFNTPLINGRILKRYKRFLADIELLEDTPLNKKGDIIVAHTANTGSMKTCWDLNWPVLLSYHDNPKRKLKYSLEMTHNGKSWIGVNTSLPNKLAIEAIENSVISELQDFEIIKPEKKIGDSRLDIWLYSGDKKSPSKQCYVEVKNVTLLGDDELALFPDSVSERGQKHLKELTKLKTDSIRACMLYIVQREDVNRFSPADKIDPTYAKLLKEAFENDVEILVYQCSLNELEIKVDRKIPLIL, from the coding sequence ATGAAGTTTAATACACCCTTAATAAATGGAAGAATACTTAAGAGATATAAGAGATTTTTAGCAGATATTGAACTGCTCGAAGATACTCCACTTAACAAAAAAGGCGATATTATTGTGGCACATACTGCTAATACAGGGAGTATGAAAACTTGTTGGGATCTAAACTGGCCTGTTTTACTAAGTTATCATGATAATCCCAAAAGAAAGCTGAAGTATTCCTTAGAAATGACTCATAATGGAAAGAGCTGGATTGGTGTTAATACCTCTCTACCAAATAAACTGGCCATTGAAGCAATTGAAAACTCAGTCATCTCTGAGCTTCAAGATTTTGAGATTATCAAACCTGAAAAGAAGATTGGCGATAGCCGACTAGATATCTGGTTATATAGTGGAGATAAGAAGTCTCCATCTAAGCAATGCTATGTAGAAGTTAAGAATGTGACCCTATTAGGAGATGATGAATTGGCACTATTTCCAGATAGCGTAAGCGAGAGAGGCCAGAAACACCTCAAAGAGTTAACCAAGCTTAAGACTGATTCGATTAGAGCATGCATGCTCTATATTGTTCAAAGAGAAGATGTAAATAGATTTTCTCCGGCAGATAAAATTGACCCTACTTATGCGAAACTATTGAAAGAGGCCTTTGAAAATGACGTAGAAATTCTCGTATATCAATGTAGTTTAAATGAGTTAGAGATCAAAGTAGATAGAAAGATCCCACTTATTCTATAG
- a CDS encoding HD domain-containing phosphohydrolase yields MSQALIISDNEVLNDLYSVNLEVYTGTNVTVKRNCDEAIKLLELNPNFDVIISLCMLSDIDSGSIIYQHLVENDIDSPLIVVGKKSDVPKDVPQVVGCYDIKNLIRNVAKVLEISAKDMVDKAVPDYYPVPIKLFYNVQKVPCDIFLKLKKSMTDIEYPKIFSKGDSPSVGIKKYLDEGVHFLYVDSTMRLEIINLASACILTELNALGDPGVTDEKKIEVIEQGIEIVADKLFTENEVNEEIIELSKSCMSSVKDVVENNPKLKNILKLLTANRASYLYSHSIIATYVATHIVKTISWGGESHIDKINFVFFFHDLYLAPIYSKYPELKYEEEALFNSKLEDSEKEVILNHAKLAADALANYPRLPLGADQIILQHHGMTSGQGFAVNFKDDISPLAKVMIIAEGFTEELLRTLEDTTAEKLTKPEIIKALHIKFPRHTYKKIIETLNELKF; encoded by the coding sequence ATGAGTCAAGCTTTAATCATTTCTGATAATGAAGTCTTAAACGACCTTTATTCTGTGAACTTAGAAGTTTACACGGGCACCAATGTGACCGTTAAAAGAAATTGTGATGAGGCGATTAAGCTTCTCGAGCTTAACCCAAATTTTGACGTCATTATCTCCCTTTGTATGTTAAGTGATATAGATAGTGGATCTATTATTTATCAACATTTAGTTGAAAATGATATCGATAGTCCTCTGATCGTAGTAGGAAAAAAGAGTGATGTTCCAAAAGACGTTCCTCAAGTGGTAGGCTGCTACGATATAAAAAACCTTATTCGAAACGTTGCCAAAGTTTTGGAAATATCGGCCAAGGATATGGTTGATAAGGCCGTTCCTGATTACTATCCGGTTCCAATAAAGCTTTTCTATAATGTTCAAAAAGTTCCTTGTGATATCTTTTTAAAGTTAAAGAAGTCTATGACAGATATTGAATACCCTAAGATTTTTTCAAAAGGAGATTCTCCTTCAGTAGGGATAAAAAAGTATCTAGATGAAGGTGTCCATTTTCTCTATGTTGATTCAACTATGAGACTTGAAATTATAAATCTAGCGAGTGCTTGCATTTTAACTGAACTAAATGCACTTGGTGATCCTGGTGTTACTGATGAAAAGAAAATAGAGGTCATTGAACAGGGGATAGAGATCGTTGCAGATAAACTCTTTACTGAAAATGAGGTAAATGAAGAAATTATTGAGCTTTCTAAAAGCTGTATGAGTTCAGTTAAAGATGTTGTTGAGAATAACCCTAAGCTTAAAAATATTTTAAAGCTCTTAACTGCAAATCGCGCGAGCTACTTATACTCTCATTCAATAATTGCAACATATGTTGCTACACATATTGTAAAAACAATTTCCTGGGGAGGAGAAAGTCATATCGATAAGATTAACTTTGTCTTCTTCTTTCATGATCTCTATTTAGCGCCGATTTATAGCAAGTATCCAGAACTAAAATACGAAGAAGAAGCTTTGTTTAATTCAAAGCTTGAAGATAGTGAAAAGGAAGTCATTTTAAATCATGCGAAGTTAGCGGCGGATGCACTTGCAAATTATCCTCGACTTCCTCTTGGTGCAGACCAGATTATTTTACAACACCATGGTATGACCAGTGGACAAGGTTTTGCTGTTAACTTTAAAGATGATATATCACCTCTAGCTAAAGTTATGATCATAGCTGAAGGCTTTACAGAAGAGTTATTAAGAACCTTAGAAGATACAACTGCAGAGAAGCTTACGAAGCCTGAAATTATTAAGGCCCTTCACATTAAATTCCCAAGACACACTTATAAAAAGATTATTGAAACTTTAAATGAGCTTAAATTTTAA
- a CDS encoding HD-GYP domain-containing protein produces the protein MKALFICDNKEEWTNLSKLFTANFPKVELICSINASDALEKLSYEGPFAIVMIEASIKENDPTKVGHQIIETVGERPIIFMGSAVHIKDRVDNDLYNNHPINGIITTPYEAVNFKEVITASLEWAKKEEFEESIEEIDRDELLPMRIRNFYMFKIVPYDVYLELTSTKFIKIIKRNTPYTHAKIQTYARKNIKSLYLGKNDFIKMLEDGIEKVTTNLMQKGLTSQKYIANQIRGTLIVQQYIRAIGVSDDIQALCSLIIDTTDKVIRKRESVSSLLAEIPFKNGDFAEQAILTSYLSEAILHNLGWKSDLSRKKLGLASLLQDSTLGNEDLIKITSANDPNLQMFTKDEQDEYLTHPIRAAEIARQFQGYSEVDFVIAQHHERPNGSGFPFGVTVNKLSAHSCAFILATAFVAKYALSNKTSSDQIKILEDLKLDYNVGNFKDPFSALEKAIKI, from the coding sequence ATGAAAGCACTATTTATTTGTGACAATAAGGAAGAGTGGACAAATCTCAGTAAACTTTTTACTGCAAACTTCCCAAAAGTAGAATTAATTTGCTCCATAAATGCAAGTGATGCCCTGGAGAAATTATCGTACGAGGGTCCCTTTGCAATTGTCATGATTGAAGCTTCAATAAAAGAGAACGATCCTACAAAAGTTGGTCACCAAATCATTGAAACAGTTGGTGAGAGACCTATTATTTTTATGGGTTCGGCCGTTCATATAAAAGATAGAGTTGATAATGATCTATACAATAATCATCCAATCAACGGTATTATTACAACTCCATACGAAGCAGTAAACTTTAAAGAAGTTATCACAGCATCTCTTGAGTGGGCGAAGAAAGAAGAATTTGAAGAATCCATTGAAGAGATCGATAGAGATGAACTACTTCCGATGCGGATTCGAAACTTCTATATGTTTAAAATCGTTCCCTATGATGTCTACTTAGAATTAACTAGTACAAAGTTTATAAAAATTATTAAACGAAATACTCCTTACACGCACGCTAAAATACAAACATATGCTCGTAAAAATATAAAAAGCCTCTATCTCGGTAAGAATGATTTTATAAAAATGCTTGAAGATGGAATCGAAAAAGTAACCACCAACTTAATGCAAAAAGGTCTTACTTCTCAAAAGTATATTGCAAATCAGATAAGAGGAACACTTATAGTACAGCAATATATAAGAGCGATTGGTGTTAGTGATGATATTCAAGCTCTTTGCTCACTAATCATTGATACAACTGATAAAGTCATTAGAAAGAGAGAGTCAGTATCATCTTTACTTGCAGAAATTCCTTTTAAAAATGGTGACTTTGCGGAACAAGCGATCCTTACTTCTTACTTGAGTGAAGCTATTTTACATAATCTAGGATGGAAATCTGATCTCTCTAGAAAAAAGCTTGGACTAGCTTCTCTACTTCAAGACTCTACTCTTGGAAATGAGGATTTAATAAAAATTACAAGTGCTAATGATCCTAATTTACAAATGTTTACCAAAGACGAACAGGATGAGTACCTAACTCACCCTATTAGAGCAGCTGAAATTGCCAGACAATTTCAAGGATACTCGGAGGTTGATTTCGTAATTGCTCAACATCATGAAAGACCTAATGGCTCAGGGTTTCCTTTTGGTGTAACAGTAAATAAGCTCTCAGCTCACTCATGTGCTTTCATTCTTGCGACAGCATTTGTTGCAAAGTATGCTCTATCTAATAAAACCAGCTCAGATCAAATAAAGATCCTAGAGGATTTGAAACTAGATTATAATGTAGGGAATTTTAAAGACCCGTTTTCAGCATTAGAGAAAGCTATTAAAATTTAA
- a CDS encoding class I SAM-dependent methyltransferase, whose product MKSTDLDLFYSEIEQNFKKIAQSKLAQRLYHGRGGTYEELNFFNIDFYSSAVFITLFKDLPFDSILGKLRSIFGQNFSVILQRRYLKPVQVEQYGTEISSPFLCEEMGLKFYVNLLENQNPGLFLDMKEGKKWLRDNSREKSILNLFSYTCSVSVFALAGGASKVLNIDQKKSFLNIGRENHRQNNFNSRAEFRNWDVKKSMNQIAKQGPFDIIFCDPPTNQAKSFFYKNDYSKIIEKSSKVLSVGGYFVACLNTPFETSEYLQKLFLADSNEWEYVKTLFSSDDFREIDKENGVKIVIYRLIS is encoded by the coding sequence GTGAAAAGCACCGATTTAGATTTGTTCTATAGTGAAATTGAACAGAACTTCAAAAAAATAGCCCAAAGTAAGCTGGCGCAGCGTCTCTATCATGGAAGAGGTGGGACATATGAAGAGTTAAACTTTTTTAATATAGACTTTTACTCTAGTGCTGTCTTTATAACACTCTTTAAAGATTTACCATTTGATTCAATCTTGGGGAAACTTAGAAGTATCTTTGGACAAAATTTCTCTGTTATTTTGCAAAGACGATATCTTAAACCTGTACAAGTTGAGCAATATGGAACTGAAATATCTTCTCCATTTCTATGTGAAGAAATGGGGCTTAAGTTCTATGTCAATCTACTAGAAAATCAAAATCCTGGTTTGTTTCTTGATATGAAAGAAGGAAAGAAGTGGCTTCGTGATAATAGTAGAGAAAAGTCTATTTTAAATTTATTTAGTTATACATGTTCTGTTTCAGTTTTTGCTCTTGCAGGTGGGGCAAGCAAGGTTTTGAATATTGATCAAAAGAAATCTTTTCTAAATATTGGTCGCGAGAACCATAGACAGAATAATTTCAATTCTAGAGCGGAGTTTAGAAATTGGGATGTAAAAAAATCTATGAACCAAATTGCTAAACAAGGTCCCTTTGATATTATCTTTTGTGATCCTCCGACTAATCAAGCAAAGAGCTTCTTTTATAAGAATGATTACTCCAAGATTATTGAAAAATCTTCGAAGGTATTAAGTGTAGGAGGTTACTTTGTGGCCTGTCTCAATACACCTTTTGAAACGAGTGAATATTTACAGAAGCTTTTCTTAGCAGATTCAAATGAGTGGGAATATGTGAAAACTCTATTCTCAAGTGATGACTTTCGTGAAATTGATAAAGAAAATGGTGTAAAGATTGTCATATATCGACTCATTTCTTAG